The Candidatus Polarisedimenticolia bacterium region TTCGCTGATGCTGTACAAGTACATCTGCAAGAATACGGCGCGCAAGCACGGCAAGACGGTCACGTTCATGCCCAAGCCGATTTACGGCGACAACGGCTCGGGCATGCACACGCACCAGAGCCTCTGGAAAGGGGAGAAGCCGCTGTTCGCGGGGGACAAGTATGCCGGGCTGTCCGAGATGGCGCTGCACTACATCGGTGGGCTGCTGAAGCACGCTCCCTCGATCGTCGCCTTCGCCGCCCCGACCACCAACTCCTACAAGCGGCTGGTTCCGGGCTACGAGGCTCCGGTGAATCTGGCCTATTCCAGGCGCAACCGCTCCGCGGCGATCCGCATCCCGATGTACAGCCCGTCGCCCAAGGCGAAGCGCGTCGAGTTCCGGCCGCCCGATCCTTCCTGCAATCCCTACATCGCCTACGCCGCGATGCTGATGGCGGGCCTGGACGGCGTGGAGAACCGCATCGATCCGGGCGAGCCGCTGGACAAGGACATCTACGGTCTGTCGCCCAAGGAGCTGCGCAAAGTCCCGTCGCTGCCGGGCTCGCTGGAGGAGTCGCTGCGGGCGCTGGAGAAGGATCATGCTTTCCTGCTGAAAGGCGACGTGTTCACCGAGGACGTCATCCAGACCTGGCTCGACTACAAGTTCGAGAAGGAGATCGAGCCGCAGCGCTTCCGCCCGACGCCCGCAGAGTTCAGCCTCTACTTCGACATCTGATCCGCCCACGAGAGCCGGGCGGTGGAGGTCATCCTCCGCCGCCCGTTGACCCTCCTCTTCCGGCGCCGATACAATCCGTTCATGAGCCCGTCCCGTGAAAGGCCGCGAACGGATCCCCTCGGGGATCTGCCGGTCCCTTCCGGTGAGGCGGAGTTCCTCCGCGACCAGGTCGCCGCGAGCCCCGATCCCGCCGCCCTCATCCACCTGCTGACCCGCTTCCAATCGAGCCACGGCCTGCCGGCCGACCGCCAGCATCTGCTCATCCTCTGCACGGTGGCCGGCGTGAGCCCGTTCCTCGGCGAGCAGCTGTTGAGCGAGGAGGCGTCGCTCGCCTGGGTGGCGACGCACCTCCGGCGCGAGGAAGCGCGCACCGCCGAGGACCTCCGGCAGGACCTGGCGCGCTATCGCTTCACCTTCTCCAACCTTCCCGATTCCGACGCCTTGCGGCGCTTCAAGCACCGCGAGTACCTGCGCATCGCTCTGCGCGACTTCTTCGGCAAGGCGGATCTCTCGGAGACCACCCGCGAGCTTTCCCTGCTGGCCGACGTCCTGCTGGATGAGGCTTACCGCCTCTCCCTGAGGGAGATGCTCAACCGGTTCGGGACCCCGCAGTACCGCGACGATTCGGGACGGTGGAGTGAGGCGGTCTTCGCGGTCCTATCGCTCGGAAAGCTCGGGGGAGGCGAGCTGAACTACAGCTCCGACATCGATCTGGTCTACGCCTTCAGTCGTGAAGGCCAGACCTCCGGCCTCGACGGCGACCCCGAGACGGCAGTCTCCAACCGCGAATTCTTCACCCGTGTCGGCCAGGCGATGACTCAGCGCATCTCCGGAATCTCGCCCGAGGGACAGGTGTTCCGGGTGGACCTCGGCCTGCGGCCCGGGGGCAAGGACGGCGAGCTGGTGCATTCGCGGCGGTCCCTGCTCGCTTACTACCGGAGCTGGGCGCGGACGTGGGAGAGGCAAGCGCTCCTCAAGGTTCGCGCCTCCGCTGGGGACGCTGCCTTCGGCGAGGCGCTGGTGCACGATTTGGCGGCCTGCGTGCACGCGGCCGGTCCGGCGGCGCTGGTGGCGCTGGAAATCAAGGAGATGAAAGACCGGATCGACGAGGAGCTGAGCCGTCTCGGCCGATCCGATCGGGATCTCAAGCTGGGCCGGGGCGGCATTCGGGAGCTGGAGTTCGCGGTCCAGGGGCTGCAGATGGCGCACGGCGTGGCGCTGCCTTGGATTCACGAAGCCAACACCCTCCGCGCGCTGCACCGCCTCGCCGACAAGGACCTGGTCACCTACGGCGAGCATGCGCTTCTGGATCGCGCCTACGCCTTCCTGCGGAAAACCGAGCACCGGGTGCAGCTCGAGCGGAACCGGCAGACCGCCTTGCTTCCCTCCGACGCGGAAGGGATGCGCGCCCTGGCGCGGAGGATGGGTTTCATCGAGCGGGACGGCTCGAGCGAGTTCCTGGAAGAGCTCAACCGCCACCGGGAGTCGGTGCGCGCCTTCTATGACCGGGTGTTCGGGCAGATATCACAGCCGGCCTTGCCGGGAGATGTCCCCGATCCGCTCCTCGATCCGATTTCGGAGAGGGAGCTGGCCTCCGTCCTGGGCAACGGCGCCGCCGCTGGCGAGGACGCCGTGCGCCTCTTCAGGAGAATACGGAGGCTGTTCGCCCCGGAGCAGATCCGTCCCGCGGAGCGCCGCCAGGTGCGGCGCATCTCGGCGGCGATGCTGCAGGAGATCACCTCGGCGCCGGAGCCGGGGCGGGTCCTTCTGAACCTGGAGCGCTTTCTCTCTTCGCTGTGGGTCGAGCCCGCCGCGCGCAGCGCCTTCCTGCGCAAGGCGGAATGGATTCCGCCGCTGCTGCGGCTGCTCGCCCAGAGCGAGCATCTCGCGCTCGTGCTGACGCGCCATCCCAGGATCCTGCAGGAGCTGGGGAGCGTTTCCGAGTCGCTGAAGGAGGCTGACGCCGCGGCCTGGGTCGACACTCTGTCAAGGTCCCTGCGCGCCGCCGCCGGCACTCGTGAGGTGGCCGCCGAGATGAGGCGCTTCCAACAGCGCCACCTGCTGTTCACCGGGTTGCGGGACGTGCACCACCAGGAAAACCTGGGCCGGATTCTCCTCCGGCTGACGCTGCTCGCGGAAACCTGCATGATCGCCGGCGAGCAGGCCGCGGCGCGCTTGACCGCCACGGACCCGGCGGGAGGCCGCGGCTGCATTCTGGGGCTGGGCCGGCTCGGGACCCGTGAGCTCGACTATGGCTCCGATCTCGATCTGATCTTTGTCGTCGATCCGGGATCGCAACCGGATCTGGCGAAAGAAGCGGCCCGCCGGCGCGCCGAGACGCTGATCCACCTGCTGACCGCCATTACGCAGGAAGGGGCGCTCTACAACGTCGACCTGCGGCTGCGCCCGGCGGGAGGGGAGGGGGAGCTGGTTCAGACGCGCAGCGGATTGCTCGATTACTTCGGGACCACCGCGCGGACCTGGGAGAAGATGGCTCTCCTGAAGGCCAGACCGGTCGCCGGCGACCTGGACTTCGGATGGAGCCTGCTCGACGAGCTGGAGGCGACCCTGTTCCAGGGCGTGGATCGTGCCTCGCTCGCTTCGGAGGTGCGCGCCATGAAGGAGAGCCTGGAGCAGTCGGCGCCGTCCTCCGGCGACGTCGTCCCGCTGAAGCTGGGCCCAGGCGGCATGATGGACATCCACTTCATCATCCAGTTCCTGCAGCTGCGCGAGGGGATTTCCCCAGGTCGGGATCGGGAAACGCCCCGCATGCTGGCCGAGCTGCACCGCCGGAGACTGCTGTCGGGTGAGGACTACCCGAAGCTGTACGCCGGATATCTCCTGCTTTGCGGCCTGGATCATTCGATGCGCCTGCTCTACGACCGTCCGGGCGACTCCCTGCCCGCCTCCCGGTCTCCCCTGATGCGGCTGTCGCGCGAGATCAGCTTTTCGCTGTCTTCGTCCCGGGACGCCAGCGCCGAATCGCTGCGCAGCCTGGTGGCCGAGACGCTGGCATCCGTGCGCGATTGCTTCGATCGCACCGTGCGGTGATCCTGCCGCTGGGCTGTGGAAAACTTGTGGATGAGTCCTCACCGAAGCGCGCCTGCCCGATTCCCGCCGCCGCGCGTCTCGAGCCGCTGTCTTTCATGCAACTCTATCCAAGAAAATGAGTTAGTGGACAACCGGCAGGGTTCGGATACGGCTGGGACGGCCGGCGAGAGCGGGATTGGAGTTTTCAACAGCCTGCCTGTGCAACGCAGGCGGCTTGCGCCATTCAGCGGATCTCCACCTGGAAAGACTTGGTCGGAGCCCGGTTTCCGGCACGATCCTCCGCCCAGCATTCCAGGGCATGGGTTCCCCGCGACAGAGGACGATCCGTGCGCCCGGTGGCCCACCCGCGATCGGGGTCGTATTCCATGAGCAGCTCCGCTCCATCCACCGTCAGATGGACGCCGTCGTAGCCCAGACCTGAAGCGTCATCCTGCACCCGCACCTTGAGCAGGGAGAAAGGGGAGCGGGGACGCCCTTGCGGAGCGGGTTCGATCCCGAGCACGGTCGGCGGGGTCACATCCTCCATGAGGGCATAAGTGTCGAACCGTCCGGCGTTGAACACGAATGCATCACCCTGGCGTTCACCGCCCTGATAGACCCACGTCGCGCTCGCCGAATCGAGCCGGTAGATTCCCAGGCGATTCGGTGTAGAGACGTCGGCGGGGATGGGAAAGCGCAGCGGCGCCTTGTGCGACAGCGGAAGCCCCTCGGGGAGGAGCCGGACGGCGGGGCCGCGCGGCAAAGCTCCTGCGCCCTCTTTGGCGGCGGGCTGCCTGACGCTCTCGCAGGCCAAGGCGGCCGGTCCATAGAGCGCACCCTTGGGAATCTGCAGCTCCACGCCGCAGCGCGCGAACCGCAGGTCGCTCTCCGGCGACGCATAGACTGCCTCCGGCACCACCTCGAAGGAAGGGATGGCAAGCCCGTCGGGCCATTCCAGCACCACTTTGCGCATCAGACGCAGCAGGTCGAAGGACAGCGGGATCGCGAGGCGATTTTCTCCGATGGCCTGGACCTCCAGGGTCCCGACTTCCTTTCCACCCTCGCCGAGCAGGCGCGCGCGAATGGGAGGGGGTCCTGAGAGCGATGCCAGCTCCAGATCCAGGAATCCGGGCCTGGGGCGAGGGAGAAGCGTGACGCTCGCGGATCCTCCCGCTGCCAGCGGCTGCAGCAGCCGTTTCACGACCACCCCCGCCTCATCCAGGCTCGCCACGATTCCCTGGCTCCCCGAGGCGATCTCGAAAGTGCAGGCCTCCCCCTGCGGTTCGGAGGTACGCTCCCGGCAGGGGGCCGCCCCTTCCTGCCCGAGAAAAGCGTAAGTGATCGGGCTCTTCCCGCCGGTGGCGCCTTCCGGCTCCCATCCGGTGAGGCTCATTCGGACCGTCCCGTCCCTTGGGGCCGCTTCCTGCTTCCAGCCCAGCTCGGGCGGCCGGACAATACGGAACGGGACACGCGCCCGGGCCGATCCTCCGAACGCTCCCGCCGCTTCCACCTCGAGCAGGTGATTGCCAGGCGACAGCGCGGGCCAGGGCGACTCCGATGCCTCGTGAACGCGGCCGAGCTCGTTGCCGGCGACGCGCTGCAGCCGGTAGGTCGAAGCGGCCGGAGACAGCCGGCTGCGCGCATGGTCCATCAGCAGCCCGATCTGCGGGTAGGCGTCGAAGGAGAACTCCTCCATGCGGAAGCGGTAGACGGCCGTGCCGTCGAGGATGACGGTCAGCTGGCGGATCCCGAAACGATGTCCCTCCCGATCCTCCGACACGAGACGTGCCTCCGGCAGGAAGCTACCCGTCACCACGGGCGGTGACGCCGGCATGTAATACCCGGCAGCGTCGCGGAACAGGCGGATCTCGGCACTTCGCTCGCCCTGCACCAGCGCCGAGGGCTCCGCCGCCAGCAGGATGAGGGCTTCGAACCGGATCGCGGGCTGCTCCCGGATCGTGCCGACCGCCGGGGACGGATCGGCGGGATGCGCGTCATCGCGGCGCAGCTCGAAATGCAGGTGCGGAAGTCCCGCCCCGCTTTCGCCGGTGAGCGCGATGACCTGCCCCCGGCGCACGCGCAGGGGGGGATCGATGTAGATGTCCCCAGGATAGCGGGAGCGCGTCTGCTGCCGGGCGGCGGCGACCCGCGACTCCAGCTTGAGGGTTTTCTCCTCGAACGACTCGAGATGAGCGAACACCGAGATCCGCCCGTCGGCGTGCCGGACATAGACGGCACGTCCGTAGCCGCGCCATTCGACCTTCAGGCGGAAGATGTCGCCGTCGGCGATGGCATGGACCGGCAGGCCGGTGCGCCCGCCCGTGGAGAGATCGATTCCCGGATGCAGGTGGTCGGGCCGGTACTCTCCGAACGAGGAGACGGGCGATGCCTCCCCATCGAGCGGCGGGCGGTAACGCGATTCGGAGCGCGGATCGGGGGCTGAAGGAAGAGCCACGAGCAGGGCGCAGAGGATCCAGGGCGACGGGTGCATGGCGCGCATTGTAGGGAGGCCGCACGACGCCCGCAACATCTCGCGATTCCTTGACATCGCCGCGCGCGCCCCGGTATTCTCTTGCGCGCCGTTAGCACGCTTTCACCCGCTCAAGGACATCGGTGGTCGCACATCCCCTGAAGGATTTCGTCGTCCGCTACAAATCGGGGGACCTGATCTATCGCGAAGGCGATCAGGGCTCCGAGATGTATATCGTGCAGTCGGGAGCGGTCGAGATCGCCAGGAGCCTGGCGGGCAAGGATCACGTGGTCGCGGTCATGGAAAAGGGCGACTTCTTCGGGGAGATGTCGATCCTGGAAGGCTGCCCGCGGACCGCCTCGGCGCGCGCCGTGGAGGATTCGGAGCTGGTCGAGATCACCAGCGCGGTGTTCGACCGGATGATCCGGGGCAACATCGAGATCGCCGTCCGGATGCTGCGCAAGCTGAGCTCGCGGCTGCAGGAGGCCAACCGCAAGATAGAGGAGAATCTGGCGCGTCCTGGATCGGCGGTCGCCGTGACTCCCGAGGCGGAGCGCGTTGTGCCGGTGGCTTCCGCCTCCAAGCCCACGGCGCCCGTGCGGGGACGCGTCGCGCCGCTCCCGGAGGGAGTCCTGGGGACGCTCGTGCTGGGAGAAGGAGAGCAGGTGTTTCCGATTCGCGCCGACGTCTGTCTGATCGGGCGCTACGATCCGGTCACCGGCACGCGGCCCGAGATCGATCTCACCGCCTACGACACGAACCGCTCCGTCTCCCGCCGGCACGCCAAGCTGGTGGCCCGCGGGAACGACTGGTTCCTCAGCGAGGAAGTCGGGGCGCTCAACGGCACGTTTCTGAACGGAAAGAGGCTGACGCCGGGGAAATCGGAGCCGGTGCGCTCGGGGGACACGCTGGCGCTGGGCATGGTGCTGCTGAAATTCCAGGGGCGCACCCCGGCATCCTGACGCGCGCCCGACGCAAGGAGCTATTGGATCGATGGCCAGTTTTCTGGGTGGCTCTGCCTACGCCATGTCGCGCGACATCGCGGAGGGGTACGTCCTCCTGAACAGCACGCTGCTGAAAGGCTTCAGCCCCGCGGATCTGGCCCAGCTCCGGCAGCAGCTCGAAAAAGTGCAGCGGGAGATTCGCGCCGATCAGCCCGCCTCGGACGACGTCCAGGCGATCCAGAAGCGGGGGAGGAAGATCTCGCGCATCACCTCCGCCCTGCTGATCCTCGACACCCTCCGGAAGCGCTGAGGGCCCGCCATGAACGCCTCGCAGGAAAGGGTCCTCTCGGGATTCAGGCCCTCCGGGCCGCTGCACATCGGGCACTGGGTGGGGGCCCTGCAGAACTGGGTGTCCCTGCAGCGGCAGTACCGCTGCTTCTACGCGGTCTGTGATTGGCACGCCCTCACTTCCGAGTACGCCCACACCGCTCCGCTGCGCGATTACGTCTTCCAGATGGCGCTCGACTGGCTCGCCGCCGGGCTGGATCCCGAGGTCGCGACGCTGTTCGTGCAGTCGCGCGTCAAGGAGCACGCCGAGCTGCACCTGATCCTCTCGATGATCGTGCCGCTGGGATGGCTGGAGCGCGTGCCGACCTACAAGGAGCAGCAGCAGCAGGTCGCGACGCGCGATCTCACCAATTACGGCTTCCTCGGCTATCCTGTCCTGCAGACGGCCGATATCCTGGCTTACAAGGCCCACTGGGTGCCGGTGGGAGAGGACCAGATTTCCCACCTGGAGCTGTGCCGCGAGATCACCCGGCGATTCAATTCGCTCTATGGCGAGATCTTCCCCGAGCCCCAGCCCAAGATCGCCAGGATTCCGAGGCTGCCCGGGACCGATGGCAGAAAAATGAGCAAGAGCTACAACAACGCGGTCTATCTGTCGGATTCGCAAGCGGAGGCGAGCCGGAAGGTCCTGACGATGGTGACCGACCCGGCCCGGGTGCGGCGCTCCGATCCAGGAAATCCGGACGTCTGTCCGGTCTTCACGCTCCACAAGGCCTTCTCGTCGATGGAGACGCTGGAGACCGTGAACCGGGAGTGCCGGACCGCCGGGATCGGCTGTATCGACTGCAAGAAGATGTTGCTGGCGCACCTGGACGAGACGCTCACGCCGCTGCGAGTGCGGCGCGAGGCGCTTGCGCAAAAGCCGCAGCAGGTGCACGAAATCCTGGAGGTGGGAGCCGCCACGGCGCGAGGATTTGCGTCGCAGACGCTGCAGGAGGTCCGGGATGCCGTCCGAATCTGATCATCCCGCACCCTCGCCGGAGAGCGGCGGGTTCGATCCGGCCGCCTCGGGAACGGAAGAGGGTGCCTCCCCGGTCGCCGGGACCGGCTATCGAGTCCGGCTGACCGCCTTCGAGGGGCCTCTCGATCTCCTCCTGCACCTGATTCGCGTCAACGAGATCGATCTCTTCAACATTCCGATCGTCTCCATCACCCGCCAGTACAACGAGACCCTCGATTTGATGCGGGAGCTCAACCTGGAGGTTGCCGGCGAGTACCTGGTGATGGCGGCCACGCTGCTGCACATCAAGTCGAAGATGCTCCTGCCGCCCGACCCGGAGGCGGCGGTGTCCGGTCCGTCCGACCCGCGCGCCGAGCTGGTCCGCCAGCTGGAGGAATACCGCCGTTACCGGGAAGTGGCCCTCGCGCTGGGTCAGGCCGAATTCGAGCAGAACCGCACCTGGAGCCGCCCCGCATCTCTGGTGACCGGCTTCGAAGGGGAGGCGGCGGTGGTGGCCGATCTGTTCAGCCTCCTGGGGGCCTTCAAGCGGATCCTGGACACCTTGAGCCGGCAGGAGCAGCTGGCGCTGAAGCGCGAGCGGATCTCGCTGCTGGATCGGATCCACTGGGTGCTGGATCGGCTGCGCGAGATGCGGCGTGCCCCTTTCTCGAGCCTGTTCGAGCCGGGCGCCTCGCGCGCCGATCTCATCGTGACCTTCCTCGCGCTCCTCGAGCTGATCCGCCTCCAGGTGATCGGGGCCGCGCAGGATGTCCGCTTCGGGGAGATCGAGATCGTGCTTCTGGAAGAGCCGGATCAAATCCGCATCGATGCGGAAAGGGTCCTGGATGCCTGACGCCAAGCTGACCTCGGAAGAGATCAAGGCGATCCTCGAGGCGCTCATCTACGTCTCGGAGGAGCCGGTCAAGCAGGAGGAGATCCTTTCCGCATTGCCGCAGGAGCAGCGGGAGGAAATCCTCCAATGCCTCGAGGAGCTTCTCCTGGAATACTCGGGGACTCCCCGTGGGCTGCGCATCGTGCAGGTCGCCGGCGGCTACCGTATGCAGACGAGGCCGGAGCACGATGCCTGGATTCGCAACCTGTATCGGCAGCGCAACAAGGTCCGGCTGTCGCGAGCGGCGCTGGAGACCCTCGCGATCATCGCCTACCGGCAGCCGGTCACCTCTCCGGAGATCCAGGCGATCCGCGGAGCCAATCCGATGGGCGTGCTGCAGACGCTGCTGGAGCGCCGGCTCGTCCGGACGCTGGGGCGCAAGAAGGTGGTGGGCAAGCCGATCCTTTACGGGACCACCGATGAGTTCCTCATTCATTTCGGCTTGAACGGTCTTGGCGATTTGCCCAGCCTGGAGGATTTCCCCGGATTGTCGGAAAGCGGCCTGGAGACTCCCGAAGGCCCGCTCGCCGCCGCGGCCGGCTCGCTGGAAGGGCTGTCGGCCTCCGGCCCGGAAGTGCGCGGCGGGCGCTTCATCGAGCTGCGAGACGCCGACGATGAATGGGAGGAGGATCGTCCCGTGGGCGCGCCGCCCGCAACGCCTCTGGCCGACGGACCCCGGGACGATGAAGAAGAATGAGGCCGGCGAGAGCCCGGCGGGCGAGCGGCTCCAGAAGCTCATCGCTCAGGCCGGATTGGCCTCGCGACGGGAAGCGGAAGGCTGGATCCTCCAGGGACGGGTCTCGGTCAATGGAAGGCGCGTCACCGAGCTGGGAACGCGTGCCCTCCTGGGACGCGACACGGTCCGCGTGGACGGCCGGAAGCTCCCTCACTCCGAGCGTCCTACCGCAATCCTGATCAACAAGCCCAAAGGCTATCTTTCCACCTGCTCCGATCCCGAGAAGCGTCCCACCGTGCTGGACCTGATCCCGCAAGTCCGCCAGCGCCTCTACCCGGTGGGGAGACTCGACTTCAACTCCGAAGGTCTCCTGATCCTGACGAACGATGGCGAGCTGGCGCTGGCGGTGACCCATCCCCGGAACCAGTGCGCCAAGGTCTACCGGGTGAAGGTGCGGGGCGTCCCTCCGGACGAGGCGCTTGGCCGCCTGCGCCGGGGCATCCCGCTCGAGGGAAGGAAAACCTCCCCCGCGGCGGTGACCAAGGTCCGCACCGAGAAGAACGCCTGGATCGAAGTCACCCTGCGGGAAGGGCGCAAGAACGAGATCCGGCGGATGTTCAAGCAGATCGGCCATCCGGTTCTCAAGCTCAAGCGCATCTCGATCGGAGGGATCGGCGACCGCGGGCTGGCCCCCGGAAGCTGGCGGCATCTCACCCAGGAGGAGATACGCTCCCTGAAAAGCGGCGCGCGATGAGTCCCCGAATTCCGCAGCACCTCTCGAACCTCATGCCGTATGTCCCGGGGCAGTCGGAGGAGTCTGCCGCGCGCGGGGACGGTACCGAGGCGCCTTTGAAGCTGGCATCCAACGAGAACCCGCTGGGCCCCTCCCCGCGCGCCCTCGAAGCAGTGCGTCTGGAGCTGGAGCGCTCCCACCGCTATCCGGAAGGGACCGGCAGGCAGCTCAGAGAAGAGCTCGCCCGCCGGCTTGGGGTCGCCGCGAACCAGATCATCCTGGGGAATGGATCCACGGAGCTGGTGGAGCTGTTGGTGCGAACCTTCCAGGGGAGCGGGGGAAGCAGCGTGGTCCCCGCGGGGACCTTCATCATGTACCGCATCGCGGTGCTCGCGGCTCGCGGGCGCCTGGTTGAGGTCCCGCTGCGCGAGCAGCGGATCGATCCGGCCGCCGTGGCGGCGGCCTGCGACCCCCGGACGCCTCTGGTCTTTCTGGCGAACCCGAACAATCCGACGGGCAACTACTTCACAACCCCCGAGCTCCAGGACTACTTCCGGCACCTGCCGGGGGGTGTCATCACCGTGCTCGACGAAGCCTACCGCGAGTACCTGCAGCGTCCTGATTATCCCTCCGGCCTCGACGCGCTTCGCGAAGGAAGGACGGTCGTGGTGCTGCGGACCTTCTCCAAAGCGCATGGGCTTGCGGGGCTGCGCATCGGCTACGGCATCGGCCCGGCCGATCTCATCGCGACGATGGAAAAGGTCCGATCTCCTTTCAACACGAGCCGTGTCGCGCAAGCCGCTGCGCTGGCCGCGCTGGATGACTCTGCCCATCTCGCGGCCACTGTCGAGACCAACCGCATCGGGTTGGAGCACGTGGCGGCCGAGCTGTCGAAACGGGGCGTCCCCTTCACCCCCAGCGTGGCCAACTTCCACCTGGTGCATTTCCAAAGGGACGCCGAGGATGTCCACCGCGACCTCCTGGCCGAAGGGGTCATCGCCCGGCCGATGGGGGCCTACGGATTCCCGCGCTCGCTCCGTATCACGGTAGGCACGCCCCCACAGAACGACAGGCTGCTTCTATCCCTCGACCGCGTGCTGGCCAAGGGGCCGCCGGCGTCTTCCTAATTTCCTGAAAACAGGACTTTTCTGCTTGACAAGGTGGGGTTCGGTTCGTATTATAGGCTACTCGTTTGCTCTCATGGGTTTGCGGCAACATGGCGATGGTCCCGCCGCGCGAGGACGCCGTCAGGCCGCGGACGACCGGTGCCCGAAGGGTCCGGTCTTTTATTCGATGGAGTAACACCGGGCACCCCGGGACGGGCAAGACCTGGGGGCCTTTGAAGCAATGAAGGAGGATTCGAAACGCATGGATTTGCAAAGGGATTTTGACCAGGACGACTTCCCGCCCGCGGGAGCAAGCAGGCCCACACGACAGGCTCCCCGGCCCAAGCTGGAAGGCACCGAGGCCGCCGGGGCCGAGATGGACCGGGCCGAGTACGAGCAGCTCCTGGGCCTGTACGACGACAGCTTCAGGAACCTGGCGGAAGGGGAAGTGGTCAAGGGGAAAGTCCTGCGCATCCTCCCCAACGAAGTCGTGGTCGATGTCGGCTACAAGTCCGAAGGCCTGATCGACATCGAGGAGTTCACCGACCTCAGCGGCAAGATCCATGTCGAGGTGGGCGACGTGATCGACGTTCTCCTGGAGAAGACGGAGAACCAGGAAGGCTACGTCGTCCTCTCCAAGGAAAAAGCCGAGAAGATGAAGATCTGGGAGGAGGTCGAGCAGGCCTACAACGAAGGGAAGATCGTCCGCGGCGTCGTCAAGGAGCGGATCAAGGGGGGCCTCGCGGTCGACATCGGCGTGCGTGCTTTCCTTCCGGGCTCCCTGGTCGACATGCGCCCGGTGA contains the following coding sequences:
- the hisC gene encoding histidinol-phosphate transaminase encodes the protein MSPRIPQHLSNLMPYVPGQSEESAARGDGTEAPLKLASNENPLGPSPRALEAVRLELERSHRYPEGTGRQLREELARRLGVAANQIILGNGSTELVELLVRTFQGSGGSSVVPAGTFIMYRIAVLAARGRLVEVPLREQRIDPAAVAAACDPRTPLVFLANPNNPTGNYFTTPELQDYFRHLPGGVITVLDEAYREYLQRPDYPSGLDALREGRTVVVLRTFSKAHGLAGLRIGYGIGPADLIATMEKVRSPFNTSRVAQAAALAALDDSAHLAATVETNRIGLEHVAAELSKRGVPFTPSVANFHLVHFQRDAEDVHRDLLAEGVIARPMGAYGFPRSLRITVGTPPQNDRLLLSLDRVLAKGPPASS